A stretch of the Ornithodoros turicata isolate Travis chromosome 4, ASM3712646v1, whole genome shotgun sequence genome encodes the following:
- the LOC135393247 gene encoding phospholipid scramblase 1-like — protein sequence MKGPQPEPMSPTGPSPVANAVTVRPPGLVPRPGGPATAGLSVVPVCQPLAPPSMCPPGLEYLAIIDQLIISQQIQLVEVLTGFEQKNKYVIKNSMGQFVYFAGEETDFCTRIIFGGIRPFEIRIYDIRGAEVIRCFRPLRCDSCCFFCCLQEMEVQAPPGVPVGYIQQDWSVIFPMFTLMNARREPSLKIKGPFITSSCLGDVKFEVWTVDWRHKIGLLSKNWSGALREMFTSADNFSISVPIDLDVRMKATLIGCTLLIDFIFFEGSRSPDLPGNLFN from the exons ATGAAAGGACCGCAGCCAGAGCCAATGTCCCCAACGGGACCCAGCCCGGTTGCAAACGCTGTAACAGTGCGCCCTCCTGGACTCGTGCCCCGCCCTGGTGGTCCGGCGACGGCTGGCCTTAGCGTCGTCCCAGTCTGCCAGCCTCTTGCTCCGCCGTCAATGTGCCCTCCTGGTCTGGAGTACCTGGCGATTATCGACCAACTTATAATCAGTCAGCAAATTCAGCTGGTCGAAG TGCTGACCGGGTTCGAGCAGAAGAACAAATACGTCATAAAGAACTCTATGGGCCAGTTTGTCTACTTCGCGGGCGAAG AAACTGACTTCTGCACGCGCATCATCTTTGGGGGCATCCGACCTTTCGAAATCAGGATCTACGACATCCGGGGCGCCGAGGTGATCCGGTGCTTCAGACCGCTACGTTGCGACTCTTGTTGCTTTTTCTGCTGTCTACAG GAGATGGAAGTCCAGGCCCCGCCAGGAGTGCCAGTCGGTTACATTCAACAAGATTGGTCCGTCATCTTCCCCATGTTCACGTTGATGAATGCACGGAGAGAACCCTCGCTCAAAATCAAAGGCCCTTTCATCACAAGCAGCTGTTTGGGAGACGTTAAATTTGAA GTGTGGACCGTGGACTGGCGTCACAAGATCGGCCTCCTCTCAAAAAACTGGTCGGGGGCTCTGCGAGAGATGTTTACTTCGGCCGACAACTTCAGCATCTCTGTTCCCATTGACTTAGATGTGAGGATGAAGGCTACGCTTATTGGATGTACATTGCTCATT GACTTCATTTTCTTCGAAGGCAGTCGGAGTCCGGACCTGCCGGGAAATTTGTTTAATTAA